The DNA segment ACCATGGTTTTATCATCCAGCCTGCCAAAAGCCTCGCCCACCTTGTCACGACGCACGGTCATAACCTTGTCGACCATGATCTGTGAGGGCTTGCGCAGCCCGTTGTCAGTATCCGGAACAATATCCATGCGGATCAGCGGTGCATCAACCAATGTGCCTGTCATCAGCAGAACCGAGACGGTTGCCGTCTCAATAAACTGATCGGATTGGATCACCAAGGCCGGGCGCGGCTTCCCGAAGTCGCCCGGCAAGGAGATAGTCACAAGATCACCGCGCCTCAAGGTTGCGCCTCATCGTCCAGATCGAGAAGAGCCGCGTCCATAAAGTCATACAAACCAGCGTCTGCCCTGTCCGCGCGAGCCACAACATGGGCTTGGCGCTGGCATTCCTCTCTGAAACCCGGTTGGCGGGTATCAGGAATCCATATCTGGACTGGCCGGAGTCCCGCAGCCCTCAGAGCAGCCCGGCGCTTGTTTACCCGCCCAGAGACTGGCGTTGGCATGGGGGCCTCCTGTATATAAGCCTACGCGTTACATGTAACGTAACCGATGGTGGGTGGAGGTGTCAAGACCAGTCTCTTTCCGCGCTTTTTTTAGACCTATCCAGCGAAGACAGCTCACAGCCTTATGCAACTAAATTCAGTTGCATTTAAAGGATCCTTTCCCTATACTGGGGGCACAAGCTAGGAATTAAGGTGGCATGAACAGGCGTAGCAAGCTGGTGGACCGTTTCCGGGCCTGCCCCAAGGACTTCACATGGAAAGAACTGGTGAAGGTTCTGGAAGGCTTTGGGTACACAGAGGTCACCGGCGGCAAGACAGGTGGTTCGCGTCGTCGTTTTATCCATCCCGATGCCGCCTCCCTTTCCTTGCACAAGCCGCATCCAGGGACCATCCTGAAGCTGTATGCGCTCGAAGCTGTTTTACAGCATCTGAAAGACGAGGGCCTTCTATGAAGACAATGATGGAGTACAAAGGGTATTACGGAAGCGCTGAGTTCAGTCCTGACGACGAGGTTTTTCACGGAAAGCTCGAATTCATCCGCGATCTGGTCACCTATGAATCAGACGACGCCAAAGGTCTGAAGCGGGCCTTCCATGAAGCCGTTGATGATTACTTGGCGCTTTGCCATGAAAATGGACGCAAGCCGCAAGTCCCCATGAAAGGCTCCTTCAACGTCCGGGTCGGGCGCGACCTGCATCGCCGCGCCATGCTGAGCGCTCATCGACATGGCGTGGGACTGAACGACACCGTAACAGAGGCCCTGCGCCGCTACCTGGACGAAGTGGACGAACTGTTACCGGAGCATCTGCGCCATGGCATGCCGGAAGCTCAGGAACACAATGACAAACCTGGGCGGCGTCCGCTCGCCTCACGGTAAAAGCTGGTAACGGCAGCATCCGTGCCGTTTTCCGCCGCTATAGCGGCGCTCCAGAGCGCCTTCCTGAACGAGGCCGCGAAGACAGCCCGCAGCCTTATGCAACTGAATTTAGTTGCATATAAAGGATCTTTTCCCTATACTAATGGCACGGCAGGAAAAGCAGAAAAAAACGAAGTCTCCCCCCGCCACGCTTGCGGCTTAAATATGCCTCACATTCTGCAGTGCAGAGAGTGCCTCTACGCCAGCAGTTGCCTTGCTTTCCACGCACCATGGAGACCTGTCAAATCTCTGCATTTTTCTGCTGTTATTCTGCAGTACGCCGCACGGTGATTAACAGGCCGCCAAGGCAATAGCCTATCAACATTACCATATCCCCATATTTGTAAATTTACGCATTGCCATATCAGGCGATTGGCGGATAATCATACTTCTTGAACAAATCATTCAGCGCCTCGGTTACAAGCTCCTTTATCGAGTTCCGCCGCATCTCAAGTCGCATTTTGTCAACTTGGTAATGCGCCTCTGCCGGTATCTCGACGATCAATTTCTTTGTCGGTCGCTCAATTGGCGTAAGCCCCGGGTCAATGGTGACAGGCGTTTTAGGCGTGAGTTTATTATGCAATGCAGCGTGCAGGCTTGGCTTTGCCATGTGTCTTGCTCTCCATCTGGTTAATAATAAAACGGTATAATGCTGCGATTTCTTCGGCGGCTTTACTGTCTGATCCAAGCTCCTGAACGCCCTTGCCCATTGTGAAGGCATGAACAAAGGCCATGCGATTGCCAATGGTGACGGGGGCAAGCGCAACGCCGTACCCTCTGATCGCCTCGGCGGCCTCCTCCGTAAGACTCCCGCGCGGTGGAGTTTGGGTCAGAACGGAAACAGCGGGCTTGCCTGCAAGCTGGGCTATTTTCACACTCGAACTGATTGCGCGTAGATCAACAAGCGACGGCTTGCACGGGATCAAGATCAGGTCAGCAAAGGCAGCGGCATCCAGAGCATCTTTTTGTGAGTGCGGAGCCGTATCAAAAATGACAAAGGCTGCTCCACTCTGGCGGGCAGTTTCGATGTAATGCGGAATGCGGGCGGCATGAAGGGAAATGACTGCGGGTGACTCATCGTCTCGGCTGTCCTTCCACCCCATAGACGATGCCTGCGGATCAAGATCGAAGATTGCGGCCGCCCTACCATCACGTTCAGCAGCGATTGCAAGATTAATGGCAAGGGTCGTTTTACCGGCCCCTCCTTTTTGCGATATGACAGCTATTGTCCTCATACCATATCCCCATATTGCCACATTTAATGTTTTTTACATGGCCATATTTACTGATTGTCATACTGCCATAATTATCCAAATTTACAACCCCTTATCAGGGTACACCTTCGTCGTCGTAAAAAACGTTGTAAGCGTCTTTGCATTCGTCAGAGCATAGCTCCTGCACGTCCACCGATACTATATAGGTATACTTATGGGGGATTATTTCAGCCGTATCGCGATGCTAAGGCTTTAATCATTAATTGGTGTATACGTATTTATTTATGATAAAAAGAATACCTTGAACTATAAAATACAACATATGATTTTTGAAGTTAGATTCATCCATGAAAAAGATGACTCAATAAACTAAGTCAGATTAATAGCATTAATGGGGTTGTCAGAAAAAAGCCTCTGTGCTGACATGTAGACCACATTCAACTTCACCTGTATCGATATCAGCGTCATTCACAAGCACAGCTAGAAAAAGCTGATCCGTTTTAATGTTTAGGAACAATGGAAAACCAAGCATCACTTGCGTGGGACAACATCAGTACGAGAGAAAATTATAATGTCGAAGAAACGTGTTTTTGTAAGTTTTGACTACGACAATGACAATGAATTAAAGGAATTGCTCGTTGGGCAAGCAAAAAATCCCGACACGCCGTTCGAACTCGCAGACTGGTCTATAAAAGAACACCTGACAGGGGATTGGAAAGATAAAGCAAAAAAAAGAATTCGGTCTGTAGACCAAGTAATTGTTCTCTGCGGCGAGAGCACACACAAGGCAAATGGCGTTGCCGATGAACTTAGAATAACTCAAGAAGAGGGAAAAGATTATTTCTTGTTGAAAGGTTATAAGGATAAAGAATGTACAAAACCGACATCAGCTCTTAAAACAGATAAAATGTATACATGGAATTGGGACAATCTCAAGGCGTTAATAAATGGGAACCGCTAGATCCCATGATTGGCGTCTGGAACAGAGAAAGCAAGGATTGCATCGAACGCGAAAAAGAGATCGCAACAGAGCAATACAAACTTTATGTTGAGATGGCTGATAAGATCAGCGATCGGCGCGTACATGCAAACAAATTTTATGTTGCCCTCAATTCTAGCCTAATAGCTTTTTACGGCTTCGCTACAGCCAAGAACTCCATCGTCCAAAATGATTCTTGGCTGTATCTAGTGCTTATAGCCGGAATTCTTATTTGTTTTTTGTGGATCGAAACCGTCAAATCATACAAGAATATTAATACAGTCAAATTCAAGGTGATACATGAAATAGAGGAACACCTTCCTCTTGCACTATATAAATACGAGTGGGAGCTTGCCAAGCAAGGCGATGGATCAAAATACCGCCCTACATCGCATATTGAAATGATTGTTCCATGGGTATTTGGATTTCTTTACGTAATAATTGTATCATGCAAATGCTACTCTTATTTTTTTGAACTTTATCATTAAATGTCCTTGATCGGGGGCGATGTTTGCCGGACCCCGATCAAGCGATTTATTTTTCTTAAAGCACCTACGCATAAACGGCCATTTACAAGCCGGTCCGGTTTCGAGACACCGGGCACGGCAACAGGCGGCGTCCACGCTCTCAAAAACCACGCTTGAAACCATGTCGGTTCTTGGTGATGTTTACGATGCGTTTTGAGGGAGATGTCATGCTGATCGGCTACGCCCGCGTTTCGACGCGAGACCAGACCACAGAGCTACAGACAGAGGCGTTGTCGGCAGCCGGTTGCGAGCGCGTGTTCGAGGACCAGACCAGCGGCAGCCGTGAAGACCGTCCCGGCCTTTCCAGTGCGCTGGATTACCTGCGCACTGGTGACACACTGGTGGTGTGGAAGCTGGACCGTCTGGGCCGGACCGTGAAGCAGCTTGTGCATCTGGTTGACAGCCTTCAGGCCCGTGGCATCCACTTCCGCAGCCTCACCGACGGCATAGATACCGGAAGCCCGGCAGGCCGGTTCTTCTTCCACATCATGGCCAGCCTTGCCGAGATGGAGCGCGACCTGATCGCCGAAAGAACACGCGCCGGACTGGACGCCGCCCGGAAAGCCGGACGCAAAGGAGGGCGCCCCGCAAAGATGACCCCCGGCAAGATCACGGCAGCCCGCAAGCTTCTGGAAACCGGAACACCCGCCCGCACCGTCGCCGAGAGTCTCGGCGTGTCACCCGCTACACTGTACCGCTGGCTGCCTGCCCAGACGGCTTAGCGTGCTTTATTTTCCGTTTTCTGAGACGCCGCTTTTATCAGCTATAGCTTCGCGCAAGAGAGCGTTAAGTCGGTCCTGCCATCCATCGCCCTCAGAGTGAAGATACTCAAGGATATCAGGATCGAGACGAACGGGTGCTGTTCTTGTTACACGCGCCAAGGGAGAACAGCCGCTCCGTACGGGGATTTTTTCAAGCGCTTCTGCCCATTCAGGGATATCTGTGTCCTGTTCTTGTTTTTCTACAGACATTTTCTGAATGGCCAGTCTCAAACCCATGGTGCGCAAAATCGCCATCAAGCTGCGAATCTCCGGGTTTCCTTTGTGCGACAGGGTACGATACAACTGGTTCGGGTTCAGCGCTGCCGCCTTTGCCACCTGACGCACCCCCCCGAATGCTGCGGCCATCTGGCGCAGAGCTATCAGCAGTTCCCCTTGATCACCATCTTCCAGAATGCTGTTCAGCAATGCCTCGGCATAAGCAGGATCATTACGAAACACTTCTGCCATAGCTGTATCATGTTCCCGGTCTTTCATTGTCAAACCTCTTTAACGTTTCTGCCAGTCTTGCCAGTACGAACAAGCGCGCTCAATGTCGGCCTTCTGCCTTCGCTTGTCCCCACCGCAGAGCAGAAGGACAATTTCCTTGCCTGCTCTTGCAAAGTAAACGCGATAGCCTGGACCAACGTCGATGCGCAGCTCATACACACCATCACGCAATGGTTTATGATCACCAAAATTACCGAGTTCCATGCGGTAAATACGACGATCAATGGCAACCAGGGCCTTGGTGTC comes from the Haematospirillum jordaniae genome and includes:
- a CDS encoding BrnA antitoxin family protein translates to MSVEKQEQDTDIPEWAEALEKIPVRSGCSPLARVTRTAPVRLDPDILEYLHSEGDGWQDRLNALLREAIADKSGVSENGK
- a CDS encoding type II toxin-antitoxin system RelE/ParE family toxin, with the translated sequence MQTIRHYLDSNGRDHFAEWREQIRDTKALVAIDRRIYRMELGNFGDHKPLRDGVYELRIDVGPGYRVYFARAGKEIVLLLCGGDKRRQKADIERACSYWQDWQKR
- a CDS encoding antitoxin MazE family protein, which translates into the protein MPTPVSGRVNKRRAALRAAGLRPVQIWIPDTRQPGFREECQRQAHVVARADRADAGLYDFMDAALLDLDDEAQP
- a CDS encoding TIR domain-containing protein, with the protein product MSKKRVFVSFDYDNDNELKELLVGQAKNPDTPFELADWSIKEHLTGDWKDKAKKRIRSVDQVIVLCGESTHKANGVADELRITQEEGKDYFLLKGYKDKECTKPTSALKTDKMYTWNWDNLKALINGNR
- a CDS encoding type II toxin-antitoxin system HicA family toxin: MNRRSKLVDRFRACPKDFTWKELVKVLEGFGYTEVTGGKTGGSRRRFIHPDAASLSLHKPHPGTILKLYALEAVLQHLKDEGLL
- a CDS encoding RipA family octameric membrane protein → MELGQSQGVNKWEPLDPMIGVWNRESKDCIEREKEIATEQYKLYVEMADKISDRRVHANKFYVALNSSLIAFYGFATAKNSIVQNDSWLYLVLIAGILICFLWIETVKSYKNINTVKFKVIHEIEEHLPLALYKYEWELAKQGDGSKYRPTSHIEMIVPWVFGFLYVIIVSCKCYSYFFELYH
- a CDS encoding type II toxin-antitoxin system HicB family antitoxin; its protein translation is MKTMMEYKGYYGSAEFSPDDEVFHGKLEFIRDLVTYESDDAKGLKRAFHEAVDDYLALCHENGRKPQVPMKGSFNVRVGRDLHRRAMLSAHRHGVGLNDTVTEALRRYLDEVDELLPEHLRHGMPEAQEHNDKPGRRPLASR
- the parA gene encoding ParA family partition ATPase; translated protein: MRTIAVISQKGGAGKTTLAINLAIAAERDGRAAAIFDLDPQASSMGWKDSRDDESPAVISLHAARIPHYIETARQSGAAFVIFDTAPHSQKDALDAAAFADLILIPCKPSLVDLRAISSSVKIAQLAGKPAVSVLTQTPPRGSLTEEAAEAIRGYGVALAPVTIGNRMAFVHAFTMGKGVQELGSDSKAAEEIAALYRFIINQMESKTHGKAKPARCIA
- a CDS encoding type II toxin-antitoxin system PemK/MazF family toxin, producing MRRGDLVTISLPGDFGKPRPALVIQSDQFIETATVSVLLMTGTLVDAPLIRMDIVPDTDNGLRKPSQIMVDKVMTVRRDKVGEAFGRLDDKTMVSVNRALALFLGFG
- a CDS encoding recombinase family protein, with amino-acid sequence MLIGYARVSTRDQTTELQTEALSAAGCERVFEDQTSGSREDRPGLSSALDYLRTGDTLVVWKLDRLGRTVKQLVHLVDSLQARGIHFRSLTDGIDTGSPAGRFFFHIMASLAEMERDLIAERTRAGLDAARKAGRKGGRPAKMTPGKITAARKLLETGTPARTVAESLGVSPATLYRWLPAQTA